The following coding sequences are from one Bos indicus x Bos taurus breed Angus x Brahman F1 hybrid chromosome 5, Bos_hybrid_MaternalHap_v2.0, whole genome shotgun sequence window:
- the LOC113893481 gene encoding olfactory receptor 6C3-like, whose translation MKNHTRPTEFILLGLSDDPELQIVIFLFLIITYILSVTGNLTIIILTLVDSHLQTPMYFFLRNFSILEISFTTVCIPRFLGTIITRDKAISYNNCTTQLFFFIFLGITEFYLLTAMSYDRYVAICKPLHYTTIMNNRFCVLLVFCAWLVGFLNIFPPVILFLQLDYCGSNIIDHFTCDYFPLLQLSCSDTWLLEVIGFYSAIVILLFTLALIILSYMFIIKTILRLPSASQRKKAFSTCSSHMIVISISYGSCIFVYINPSAKEKASLMKEVAILNTCVAPMMNPFIYTLRNQQVKQAFKDTIQKFIFFSSKCN comes from the coding sequence atgaaaaaccaCACAAGACCCACAGAATTCATTCTTCTGGGGCTATCAGATGACCCAGAGCTTCAgattgtgatttttctctttttaatcatCACATATATATTAAGTGTCACTGGAAATTTGACCATCATCATTCTCACCTTGGTGGACTCCCATCTACAGACacctatgtattttttcctcaggAACTTCTCTATATTAGAAATCTCCTTTACAACTGTCTGTATTCCTAGATTTCTGGGCACAATTATCACCAGGGACAAAGCAATTTCATACAACAATTGTACAACTcagctgtttttcttcattttcttgggtatcACTGAATTTTATCTTCTAACTGCCATGTCCTATGATCGCTATGTAGCTATCTGCAAACCCCTGCATTACACAACCATCATGAACAACAGATTCTGTGTGTTGCTTGTCTTTTGTGCTTGGCTGGTGGGGTTCTTAAACATTTTCCCACCAGTTATTCTTTTTCTCCAGTTAGATTACTGTGGTTCTAATATCATTGATCACTTTACTTGTGACTATTTCCCTCTCTTGCAACTATCATGCTCAGACACATGGCTCCTTGAAGTGATTGGATTTTACTCTGCAATAGTGATTCTGCTTTTTACTTTGGCATTAATAATTCTATCCTACATGTTCATCATCAAGACAATTCTGAGGCTGCCTTCTGCCAGTCAGAGGAAAAAGGCATTTTCTACATGCTCCTCTCACATGATTGTCATTTCCATCTCTTATGGAAgctgtatatttgtgtatatcaACCCTTCAGCAAAAGAAAAGGCATCCTTGATGAAAGAAGTAGCAATTCTGAATACTTGTGTTGCTCCTATGATGAATCCGTTTATATATACACTGAGGAACCAGCAAGTGAAGCAAGCCTTTAAGGATACCATCCAAAAGTTTATCTTTTTCTCCAGTAAATGCAACTAA